The DNA segment TGGTCCAGGTCGGCGATGATGTCCTCGACATCCTCGATGCCGACGCTGAACCGAATGAAATCGTCGGTCACGCCGCCGGCAAGCCGTTCGGCCTCCGTCATCTGCTGGTGCGTCGTCGAGGCCGGATGGATCACCAGGCTCTTCGCGTCGCCGATGTTGGCCAGGTGGCTTAGCAGCTTCACCGACCGGATAAGCCGCTTGCCCGCCTCCATGCCGCCTTTGACGCCGAACCCTATGATGGCCCCCTGCCCCTTCGGCAGGTACTTTTTTGCGTTCTTATGGCACGCGTGGCTCGGCAGACCCGGGTAGTTGACCCACGAGACCTTCGGGTGCTTCTCGAGCCACCGCGCCGCCGCGAGCGCGTTCTCACAATGGCGCGGCATGCGCAGGTGGAGCGTCTCGAGCCCCTGGAGAAACAGGAACGCATTGAACGGGCTCATGCACGGCCCGAGGTCGCGCATGAGCTGCACGCGCGCCTTGAGCACGAACGCGATACCGCCGAAGGTCTCCCAGAACTTGAGCCCGTGGTACGACGGGTCCGGCTCGGTCATCTCCGGGAACTTCCCGTTGCCCCAGTCGAACCGGCCGCTCTCGATGATGCATCCCCCGATGCTCGTGCCGTGCCCGCCGACGAACTTCGTCGCCGAGTACACGGCAATATCCGCCCCGTGCTCGAACGGCCGGAACAGGTACGCGGTCGTCACCGTGTTGTCCACAACGACGGGGATCCCGTGCTCCTTGGCCAGCGCGCCGAGCGCGTCGAAGTCGGCCACGTCGTTCTTCGGGTTGCCGATCGACTCGACATAGAGGCAGCGCGTGTTCTCGTCGATGGCCGCGCGCCAAGCCGCCAGGTCCGTCGGCTCGACGAATCGCACCTCGATCCCCAGCTTGTTCTGCAGCGTGTGGTAGAAGAGGTTATAGGTGCCGCCGTAGAGCGACGCGGAGCTGACGAAGTTCTGCCCCGGCTTGCAGAGGCTCAGAATGGTCAGCGAGATCGCCGCCTGGCCTGAGCTCGTTGCCAGCGCGGCCGAGCCGCCCTCGAGCGCCGCCATCCGCCCCTCGAACGCCGCCCAAGTCGGATTCATGATCCGCGAGTAGATGTTGCCGGGCTCTTTGAGGTCGAACAGCGCTGCCGCGTGCTCGGGGCTTTTGAAGACAAACGACGACGTCTGGTACACGGGCACCGCCCGCGCACCCGTCGCCGGGTCAGGCTCCTGCCCCGCATGCAACGCCTTCGTGCCGAAACCGTACTCTCTATCCGTCATGGCTGCAGTCCTCCTCTCCGCATGGCGACACACGGTGGAATGCGAAACTCTAGCCGCCGCCGCCCTGGCGCGCAAGCCCTTCCTGCCCTCCAATCCCCGTTGCGGATGACGGCGTCAGAGCGTATCGTCTGGGTTACTCTGATAGATACCCCCGACACCGATCCAGGGCCGGTGATGACACC comes from the Verrucomicrobiota bacterium genome and includes:
- a CDS encoding O-acetylhomoserine aminocarboxypropyltransferase/cysteine synthase, producing the protein MTDREYGFGTKALHAGQEPDPATGARAVPVYQTSSFVFKSPEHAAALFDLKEPGNIYSRIMNPTWAAFEGRMAALEGGSAALATSSGQAAISLTILSLCKPGQNFVSSASLYGGTYNLFYHTLQNKLGIEVRFVEPTDLAAWRAAIDENTRCLYVESIGNPKNDVADFDALGALAKEHGIPVVVDNTVTTAYLFRPFEHGADIAVYSATKFVGGHGTSIGGCIIESGRFDWGNGKFPEMTEPDPSYHGLKFWETFGGIAFVLKARVQLMRDLGPCMSPFNAFLFLQGLETLHLRMPRHCENALAAARWLEKHPKVSWVNYPGLPSHACHKNAKKYLPKGQGAIIGFGVKGGMEAGKRLIRSVKLLSHLANIGDAKSLVIHPASTTHQQMTEAERLAGGVTDDFIRFSVGIEDVEDIIADLDQALAQV